In Mustela erminea isolate mMusErm1 chromosome 20, mMusErm1.Pri, whole genome shotgun sequence, the sequence GGGCCTGTCTGCGGCCACCTGCGCGGACCTGCTTCTGTCCTGCCTGCACGGTCTGATGCTGGCAGGCTTGCTGCTGTCGCTGCTGACCTGGAGGCTCTGTCGGAGGGCCCGTCGCTGCAGCCTGCGTGGGCTGCTCAGCAAGGTGGGCAGGCCGGGAGCTGGGCCTCGAGAGGGCAgacctgggggggagggggtcccgGGCCTGGCCACCTGCCCATCTGCTCGTCCATCCTCCAGACGCTGCTGGACAACTGCGTGGTGCCGGAGCTCCGGGTGCTGCTGAAACGTCTGTACTGGTGGGTGGAGACCACAACAGCCCTCGCCTGGCATCTGGCCTATCTCGTCACCTGGACCACCTGCCTTGCTTCCCACCTGCTGCAAGCCGCCTTCGAGCACACCGCCCGGCTGGCCCAGGCCCAGGAGGCTGAGCCGCCGCAGGTCTCAGGACCCTCGTCCGCGGCGCCGCTCCCCGAGCCTCTGGGCCCCAAGGCTGGGCCAGCCCTGCCAGAGCATGGGACTCCTACAGAATAAGTGTGTCCCCATCTGCCTTTCTGGATCTGGTCTGGCCTGGAGTTTCGCTCTGTGTCCCTCCTCCCTatgcgcgcacgtgtgtgtgtgtgtgtgtgtatgcatgcgtgCCCTAGGGCTGCCTGTGGGAAGGAAATCACATTCCACGGGCCCCTGATCTGTGCCAGATAACCCTCTCAGATGCTTTACATGcataattttgtttaaatctcATAGCATCACAGGGGTCAGGTTTGAGtagctccattttccagatgagaaaactaagccTCAGAAAGTTGAACCATTCCCAAGGTCCCCAGAGCAAGTCATGGGCCCTAGCAAGTCCAGTCAGCACTGGACCACCCTAGGTTTCTGGTTTCCCAGAACCCCTAACTTTCGCTAGGTCTGCGCCCCTGATTCTTAGGACTGTTGGTGCCAGGGCTTTAAGGGAAATGGGTTGGTCGTTAGAGACTCTGGCCTCTGGGGGGTGCTAAGGCCTCACGTTTCAGAGATTTAGAAAGTTCTTAGAGATAGAGGGACTCCTCAGCTAATCGGCAACTAGTCCATCCATTCAGTTACACTCTTAGCCGCTCACTTTACCACTCagctacccatccatccatccatccatccatccatccatccatccctctgcccatccatccatccatccatccatctatccatccatccatccatctgtccatccatccgtccatccctctgcccatccgcccatccttccatccaaccatccatccatccatccatctgtccatccatccgtccatccctctgcccatccgccatccatccatccatccatctgtccatccatccatccatctgtccatccatccgtccatccctctgcccatccatccatccattcaaccatccatccatccatccatccatctgtccatccatccatccatccatccatctgtccatccatccatccatccatccatctgtccatccatccatccatccatccgtccatccatccatccctctgcccatccatccatccatccatccacccgtccatccgtccatccatacaaccatccatccatccctctgcccgtccatccatccatccacccatctgtccatccgtccatccatccatccatccgtccatccatccatccatccaaccatctccccacccatccctccctccacccacccatccatccacttcTCAGCTAGTTTACACACCCCCCCACCATCCATCCACTGCTCCCCCATAAATCCATCCCTAGACCCATCCATCCTTCTTctccagggagagggaaatgTCCAAAATCTCAGCTGGGGGAGCCAAGCAAGCTCAGGTGCAGTGGGTCAGTCTCCCCCTGGCCCTGAGCCCAGTAATGCCatgagaggagggggagggatggTTTCGTGGGGGTTAGCGATCACCTTCCATTCACCCCCAAGCCCGAGGGTGGTGTGAGTGTGGGAAGACGTTCCAGAGAGTTCTGCCCCATATTTGCCTTCTGGACTCTGTTTCCTGGGGAAATTTGGGCCAGATTCCTGCTCTGCCTCCCATATGGACCTGTAGATGGCCCCGGGGTAGGCGTGGGGTGAACTTCTGGGCCCTTCCTCCGAGTCTGAGGAGCACACCCAGCCTGCTCCTGGAGGGAGACGTCTGAAGGGCTCCCCTCTGGCCCACAAGGCAGAGCATGCGCTGGGAAGGTGCTGGAGTAAACCCGACTGGGATTCCAGAACATACCCCCAACTTGTAGGGAAAGCTGTGCACTGAGGCGCGTGGAGCTGGCCCGCTGCTGAGTCTGGGGTGGCGGGAAATCGAGCTGCCTGGGCCCAAGCGGGTGCTTGACTGGACTGTGGCCTGCGGGGGCCTGGGGTGCCCGGGAGTGAGGAagggggcaggtggagaaggGCCTTAAGGGCAAAAGGGGGACAGGAAGGGGATGACTTGCACcccctggagggtggggaggggggaaatgaTGGGAGCAAGGATGGGtcttggggaggggctggaggccgGACCAGCAGGGAGGCTGGCACGGCCCTGGGCAGTGGGGCTAGAGGCGAGACTGCATAGGCGACactagtatttttccttttactaactttttaaaacattacccACAACACAGACGTGTTAAGGTAAACGcgttcccttcctctctggtttGAAACTTGAGAGAAACGGGGTGGTCTGTGTGCTGTGGACCCTTCCAGCCACGATGCTTGGGCACACCTGCGAGCCCGCggccagcgcccccccccccgtcacACCTGCAGCCGCGTCTCCGACCAAGACCTGTCCTTTTTGCCTTCGATGACATGCCACCGGCCCATGCCCAAGTCAGTCCGCGTGGATGTCGTGTGCTTCCGAGTGGCTGCGTCGGGGTCGGCTTCCAGTTCTGCTCTCTCCCTGTGAGGGAGCCCCGGAGGGGCTGGGCCCCCAGCAACCGTGTGCGGGTGGGAGCTGGCCCCGGCCCTGGGGAGCTCCTCCGTGACCCTCTACCTGCCGCACTCCCGCCTCTCCTGCCTCATCCCCAGCGGTCTGGGGCCGAGATGTCTGGGGCCctagggacaggggctggggcaggggcttcGGTCAAAGAGGCCAAGAGCCTCTAGGACCTCTGGACCCGAAGCATGGGCTGAGCTGGGGCCAGGAGACCAGCTGGGATTCAGGATGACGCCGTCCCGGGCACGCACACCTGCTGAACTTGCCTTCTCAGACAGCTGGCTCCCAAATCCTTGGCCACTGGCAAGAATGAGGCCGCAGCTGGAAACGGCCTGGCCTCCACTTTCCACACTGGGGCTCTGCACaggcggaggggtgggggtggcggtggcggtggcggggTGCCGGTGGGGCGTGGACACTCCGGTGTGCCTTCCTGGGCTAAGTGGCCACTCAGACACACACTGATAAGATTACCCCAAGGCCCGGGAGGCAGAGTGAGGGTACACTGGGAGCCCATCCTTTGGGTCGGGGTggctgggaaggcttcctgaaggaggggGCATTTGAACTGGGTTTATAAGAGAAGAACGTACCACAGCTCCGGGGTGCCGGCCCCAGACGTGCCCCGTGCTGTGTGATGGTCGCCAGGCTCCAGACCTTTCTGAACTTGGCTTTTCCTAGTCGCTGAGGCCGACCTGTGCCGAGGGAAGGGCCCCAGCTGGGTTCCAGAACACAGGCGGACACCTGAGTCCCCCCCAGGAAGCATccaggctggggagctggggcggCACTGAGGCCAGGAGGCTTTCAAGAAGGTTCCCTGGGGCCTGAGGAGAAGGCCTGGTGGCAGAtacttctgcttctgttccccgGCTCTGGCCTGCTTCTCGCCGTGACCTAAGTGAAGCTCGGCCCCTGGGTCTCAGTTACCATGTCTGTGCAGTGTGGGGTGACCGGGTTATCCCGATGGGACAGCCGGCACTCGAGGGGGGATGCTCCGGCTGGGAGGAGGTCTGAAGCAGGGGTGGGTCGGGGGTCGCACGTGCGTCTGGTCCCAGCTGAGCTACGCGTCCAGGCCTCACCAGAAGTCCTCCGGGGCCTACGGAgggcccaggggctggggcttgggaagaagaaaggagggcaaGAGGCTGCCCCGACTGCCCCTCTCACAGAGCGGGCAGCTCAGAGGCCTTGGGGCGAGAAAGCCTCGGATTTGAATCCCGGATCCACAGCCCGCTGGGACCCTAGgcctgtgagcctcagtttccccaccggTGAGCAGGCCCGATCCTAGGACCGCAGGCCTCCCAGGACGGTCACCGGGTCTGTGCCTGAGGCAGGAGGGACTGGGAACCCCAGCTCCCCCTCTCTCGGGCCGGCCGCCTTCCAGGGCCCGCGGGAAACCCCATTCCTGAGGCCCCAGGGCGAGGGCGGTCGGTCCATCTGCCTcgggcctgtgtgtgtgtggaggggccCTGGCCTGGCGGAGGAAAacaagtggggggcggggggggctgctgcgggcagggtggggggagctggctGAAGGGCCGGCCGGCAGCTCCACGCAATCTGTCTGCTATGCGGCCCCGGGCCTGGCCTGTATTTATTTATGCTGAGTGTATATTTATATCAGCCCCTTTCTCATTAATAGGGCAGGAAATGGCTGGAATTGTTACATACCTGGCCGCCCAGGGGTCCCGCTCCGCCAAGACACACAGGGCGCTGGCTGCCCAGCCGGGACGGCCTGCAAGGggccccctccttgctccccggCCGGAGTCGCCGGCCTTTCGCTGACCTGGCTGGCCAGGagctcctctctcttcctccagctcccacGCACCCCCGAGCCCGCAGCCCTGGGAAAGGGGCTCGTTTTCTGGCatgtccctgtcccctgcccccagcaccatCCCAGCCTCAGGAGAAACAGGGGTGTCAGGCGCTGTCCAGGTGCAGTGAGTGAGAAATGGGGGTCCCCTCGACTTGGGGGATGGGGTCCTGCCCATCCAGGGCAGATGGGCTATGTGGGGACAGGAGGGTCAGGCCCCAGGGACAGCATCTCGCCTGGGCTCCCTTACAAAGGTCTTCTCCCAGATGCCATGTTGAGCCACCGCCCAAGTTCATGGCCAAGGCCAGGCCAGCGGCAGGTCCCTGCTGTTCCTCTGGCTCTGCCTGGCTTGGCCTGGCCTGGCCCGGTGGTCCTAAGAGAGCTGCCCCTTTGCAGGATGAGAACCCCACACCCTGCGTGGGAGTTGTGGGGACCCAATGAATGATGAAGGGCTTGGATGGTGGGTGCTCAGCAAATAGGAACATCTCTCCTACCACCTCACCTTGGCGGTTAGGtgcccaggatcctggggcagGGGTGTCCGTGGTTGGCCTGGGTCCTCTCTGCCGAGTGTCCTCCTGTCTCTCCACTTCCTAAATGGACAAGCACCGTCCAGACTAGGGGGAGGCTAGGGACAGCCAGATCCAGGCTGCAAGGCTGCAACCTCAGAGGGTCTCCTGGGGCTGGACTATGCCCTCTGCCCCACAGACCCTGCCTCCAAGGTCAGGACAGAGCCTTCTCTCGATGCTGGGACAAGGATGTCCCGGTCACCCAACCGTGTGGGACAGAGTGCATCCCTGTGGGTGGCAAGCGGCAGGCATCCGTCCAGAAATCTCCCTCCCCCAACGCTTCCTGGGACTGGACGGACGTCAGACCCTCTGCTCCAGCCCGGGTCCTGCCCTCCCTGGCTTGTGGGACCCTGGGAAGGTCGCTGGGTTCTGTTGCCGTTCACGCCGTGAGGCATGAGCCTTTGGACCCTGTGGCTCCTGAGTCGGAATTTTCTTTTGTGAACCCTGAAGCCCTCTTggccctggggtgtgggggggctgcTGGAGAGGGTGAGCATGGAGGCCCCTTGTCCCAGTGCCCAAAGCCCCAGACCCTGCTCGACTGCCTCCATCTGGAGCTGTGTCCCGCCCCCagctgagccccacatctggagCCCAAAGCCGGCTAAACACAGAGCATCTGGGCTCTGGAGAGCCTGCTCCCAGGTTAATGCGGCCCATCTGGGGTCCTGGCAGCTGCTCTGCCCTGTCTCCACCACGGAATGCTGGCGGCACATCTGGAGGCTGGAGCCCTGGGGTCACCCCGCCTTCCCCCGTGCCTGGCGGGGCTGGAGCTGAGGCTGCCTGGGGTTCCCTCCCCGAGGCGGGGGGTCCCATGCCGAGGGGGCTCGCTCTTCCTTTCTGGATGGCACAGCTCACAGAGCTTCTCCTGGGGGCTGCCTTGGGAGCAGCAGTTTTGACATAACGGGGACACACGGCCCTTGCCGGGAGTGGTGACAGCTGGCACTCGGCACCCACTCGCCCGGCAGCCCTTGGCATCGCTTGAAAGAGCCTCCAGGCCCCTCAGCGTGGCCGGCCTGCCTACCTACCCCCACTCCGGGGCACCGAGGGTTCTATGGGGTGCCCCCCGGCTGTGCAGGTACCGTCCTGGGTCCCTGTCACGAAGCCCGTCTCACACGGTGCGTCCGGTTGTCACATCCCTACCCCTCCCCGCTGACCTGCCAGTACCCGTGCTCGGCAGGATGGGGACAGGGGTCTCCCCAGAGGCCCCCGATGCAGAGAAGAGGGCCCAGGAGAGGAGGTTGCCCAAGGGAACCAGGGCTTGGCATGCCAGACAGACTGCGTGGGGCAAGGGGCTTCTGGGGGCAGGGACATGCCACGGAGCAGCCAGCGGCGGGACTCGGGTCGGGCTTGGAGGAAACTTCTGAGCCACGGGAAGGAACTGCCCCGTGGTGGCTGGCACTGGCTCCTCCTCAGACAGTCCTCCTGACCTCCCCGGGGCCGCGGGGTCCTCCTGAGCGACAGCACAGGGGCCTTGTCACCGTCACTGCGGTAGTGAGCTCCTCGCGCGGCACTGAGGCCCTAGAACCCCCGGATCCCAGGTTTCCGAGATGCTGCTTCCTCAGTCTCCGAGCCTCCTGCGGCAGGAGGTGGGAACAGGCCTGGGGTGGAGGAGAGACACGGGGCACAGAGGGTGGTcggggaggcagtggggagagatGTCACCGGCCTGTGGCCCAGCGGCTCATGGACCTGGGGCTGCCCCGCCCAGAACGGCCCGGGCTCTGCGGCTGGCCCTGCCTCCGAGGCGAGGCCCGGGGTTAAGGTTAGCATCCTGTGGTCCCGATTTTATCAGAGCATCCCTGGCCCCCGTTGAAAGGAATGCTTTATTGCTCCGGCCTCCAGCCCCGAGGACCTGGAGCTCCAGGCAATGGAAACCGGGGAGTTTCATGCCTCCTGCTGTAGCTCCTCACCCACGGAAAATCTGACTCAACAAACAGGCGGGATGGAGacacaaataagaaaatcacaagggcTAGAATTTACTGAGTCTTCACGATGGGCCAGATACCATTCCGAGGGCTCTGCTGCTATTAACTCATTCCCGGCTCCCTTGCGACGGAGGTAGGAAGTCCTGTTGTTATCTCGgacccattctacagatggggagCCTGAGGCTTAAGGTCCACTCAGCCACGAGGGGGGCAGAGTTGGGTTCAAAGTCCATGTCCTTAACCACTGCCTCTCAGCATGTTGTGGAGGGGGGACCCTGGAGACAGGgctggagaagggacagagggaggcagagatggggtggCTTTCGGGCCCCGAGAAGCGATGCTGCTGTCCCCAgcccaggaggagaagcagaggcggCGCGGTCACAGGGACCGCCTTGTCCTGTCCCCCTGTCCCGTCCGGACTACTCTGACTGACCCTTCTTGTCCAAGAGCAACCTTCtataaagattttttgtttttagattttatttatttatttgacagagatcacaagtagacagagagagaggaggaagcaggctctctgccgagcagagagcccgatgcggggcttgatcccaggaccctgggatcatgacctgagccgaaggcagaggctttaacccactgagccacccaggcgccccccacagcAACCTTCTAACAACCTCTCCCACCAACCAGACCACCTTCCCGCTCGCTTTGGCATGAGCAGGGCAGCCGACCGTAGTGGCCACCTCCTTTGTGCCGAGCGCATTCTTAGATGACGTAACATGTCCCTCCCCATGGCATGGCAGGAAGGTGTCACATGCacccccattgtacagatgaagaaactgaggcgcCGCGTGAGTAAATCACTTGTCCACACGCTGACAAGAGATTCGAATCCAGGCCTGTTCTGACCCCTCTCCCGGAGCCCCTAATTCCCACCCCTGCCAAGAGGGCTGGGGAGAAAGCTCCATTTTCCCCAACTCCTGGGGCAGACCCAGGCTTCCCAGAGCCCCTGCCTGATGCCCCCATTCCCTTGCTGGCTGGCGTGGAGAGGGCTCAGCCTAGACTTGGGGGCTGGCCGAGGGCCAAGGGGGAGGACACTAGGAGTGGGAGAAGCGGAACCCCTCTCGGAAGTGACCGCCCAGACCAGGCCAGCAGGGCTTTCTAGACGGGCCGGGTCCCAGGCtccccagggcagggggcagtggtgaggaggaaggggggtCCCCGGGCCGTGCCTCCTGCATACATCTGAGGTTCTGTGGCCCAGGCCAGTGTGGGGAGGGCCGGGCAGGAAGGACGGATGCTGGTCTTGTCCTGTGGTCCCAGGGGGACTTGGCTCTCTCCAGGGGGCTCTCCTGGAGGAGGCTCCTGCTGAGACCCAGATTAACTGGACTCTGCGGTTGAACTTGGCAAGAGGAGGAAGCCGCTGGTTCAGCCCCGAGAGCGCCTCCCTCCTCCGCCCTGGGCAGGCTGCAAGGGCCAGAAGGGGGTGGTGGACTCAGGGTCCCTGCCTCGGGCTGCACAGAGAGCCCTGGCTCGACCCCCATGGGCTCCCCAGGCGGGCTCCCcgtggcccctccccctccccggcaCCTGGGGTGCTGTCCTCACAGAGCGCCACCCCCCAGAGTCAGATGCGGAAGGTGTGGCTCAGCTAGTGGCTGGGGAGAGCCCAGAACCCTTGGCTGCTCCAGGCCCTTCGTGGTCCCCAGGACCAAGTGTCCCTGAGCCTTGGTGCTCTGGAGCGGAACCTGGTGCCCAGGCTACTCCCTGGTTCCCCGGGGGGGTCCATGAGGCCCGTGGCTCACTCAGGGCCGACATGGTCCTtcgcctgcctctccccagggtGGCAGGGTCCAGCCTGGGTCTAGTGCACCTGACTCTGGCCTGTCGGGTCAGCGGCTCCATCAGCGGGTGTGAGACGCCGCTGCTCAGAACTCCGTCCCCATCCCAACAGCCCCCGGTCTGTGCTGCGGGcgcccctctcctttccctggggGCTGCTGTCCCACGGCCCCCGGTGCTGGGTCCGCGAGGACATCAGCAGCataccaccaccaccgccacttCCCGGCCTCGGGAGGGGCCCCAGGAGCGGCTCCCACCATTCGCTTCTGGGGGGACAGGATAACGGCTGCTCAGAGTGGCAGAAGCCTATCCGCCATCCAGGTCTgccggggggggggcgggggggcccaGCTCCTCCTCGGTCTCCTTCTTCTCAGCTGGAGACTGGGGGCAAAGCGCTCTGAGCATTTTCTCAGCCCACGGAACACCCCGGAGGCTGCCCTGCACTGGGAAGCACAAGTCCTTGCTGGGGGTGAGTCCTGATGGTGCTGTTAATAGGTTCTGGGGCCTGGAAGCACCTACCTCCCAtccccgggcctcagtttccccttctgagCAACCAGGCCGGATTTGAGATGTTCACAGAACCTTCTGGTTCCTGCttaggggaagcctgcttctcaccctcACGTCCAGAGCAGCCTCCTCCCCGCCCGCCCGCATTCCCGGGATCACAGGGCTCCCCCCACCAGCACCCACCAGGCCCCAGGTGGTGCCCTGAAGCCAGAGAGATTCCAGCTTCTTCCAGCCCCCTGGGCCTTGTTACCAACAGCGAGAGAGAGGGTCTTCCTGCCTCGCTCTCTCTTCAAAGCCAAGCAGCGGGGAGCTCATCAGGGAGCAAGTTCTCCCAGACGAACCAGGCCCGTCAACAAACGGGCGACCAAAACAACAAGGCAAGATTACGAAACCCAGATTCAGGGAAGGACGCTACTCCAAGCATCTCTCCGGGACAGGGGGCGGCGAAACTGGGCCAGGCCTGTGGGTCAGAGCCGGCCTGGCCCGGACTATTTTTATAccgtctggggggtgggggctgatgAAATTCCAGCTGTGTTTCACCAAAACACTTTCCCCTTAAGCCGAGTTCCATGTGGTTCAAATTCATTGTCACTTAACTCATCACTCGAGGCCCCGAGccacacccctccaccccccccccacccccgaaagaCAAAAACACAGTCTCTGGCACTCTGGCGAGGTGGGCGTGAGGGGTTGTGACAAGCAGGCCGGCTGCCTTGACCTTAGctgtccgcccccccccccccgccccagctccttGCATCTGGGTCTCAGCCTCCTCCAAGCTACGAAAAAGAGCCCCGCTGGGACTTGGAGGTCACTGGCTCTCTCCCCTCTACCCCCCACTGCTGGAAACAGGGAGCCGCTGGGCCCCGAGTTCCGAGTTCTGCACACAGGGAACGCCCGGAGGTCACCCTGGTGGTGGTGTCACGTCTGCT encodes:
- the TMEM270 gene encoding transmembrane protein 270; translation: MEVVRPARSSLLGILLLLVKLLVLLVQNRVHLYNLLLLKILFFNHWLSGLAQEAWGSCGRQAFPAPGLDASPLCLALRAGLGLLGVPLWLGLRAPRLAWAGIRRCARALGLAPKRLGLSAATCADLLLSCLHGLMLAGLLLSLLTWRLCRRARRCSLRGLLSKTLLDNCVVPELRVLLKRLYWWVETTTALAWHLAYLVTWTTCLASHLLQAAFEHTARLAQAQEAEPPQVSGPSSAAPLPEPLGPKAGPALPEHGTPTE